In the Oceanibaculum indicum P24 genome, GTCGCAGCAGCAGGGCGCCGTTGCCGCGTTGGGCGGTGGCCGGCCCTTCTCGCAGAGCGGCTTCGCGCTGGGCGGGGCGGCACTCGGCAGCACAGGCGACCGCAGCGTCAGCGCCGCCACGCCGACCACGCCGGGCATGCAGAATTTCCGCCAGCAGCTGGGCCTTAACCAGGCTGATCCCAATATCCGCACTACGATCAACCGCGAGCATACGCAGCTCGCTGACGCCGACCGGCGCCTGCTCGACGATCTGCTGTTCTGGAAGCAGGCGGAGGATCGCAGCGCCGTGGTGGTCGATCCGGCGGCCGAGCGCAAGCGGCTGCAGGAGAATGCCGCGCTGGGGGCCGCGCCGAACAAGGGCGAGGTGCCGACCATCGAGCGCAAGCGCCAGGGCGTCAGCCTGTTCTGATCCCCGCGCCGAAACCTGTTCAGACCCCCGGAAGCCTTGTTTCCGGGGGTTTTTATTTGTGTGGCGCGCGACACCCGCGAACAGGGCTTGCCCCCTTTTCTGATGACAGGCCGTATGCCATTGTCCCCGCGACAATTGCTTGCAAAGCATGCGTGCTATGCGGTAATGGCCGGTGTGACGCTGATTTGCGCCTGACGGTTGCGTTCCACTTTCCCTTCACGGGGTCTAATAGCGGACTCGCCTCGGCATCGAATCAGCCTATGCTTGAAGCAATAAGGGCGGCCGCGCGACGGTCGTCCAAGGTGAACGGGTCAAGGGTTTCCAGTCCGTGGGGGAGCGGGAAGCATGGAGTATTTCATTCAGCAGTTGATCAACGGGCTGACGCTCGGATCGATCTACGGGCTGATCGCCATCGGTTACACGATGGTCTATGGCATTATCGGCATGATCAATTTCGCGCATGGCGACGTCTTCATGATCGGCGCCTTCATCGCGCTGATCGCGCTGATCATCCTGGGCAGCATCGGGCTGACCTTCATTCCGCTGGCACTGCTGATCGTGCTGATCGTCTCGATGCTGCTGACTTCGGTCTATGGCTGGACGGTGGAGCGCGTGGCCTACCGGCCGCTGCGCGGTTCCTTCCGGCTGGCGCCGCTGATCTCGGCCATCGGCATGTCGATCTTCCTGCAGAATTACGTGCAGCTCTCCCAGGGTGCCCGGGTGAAGCCGATCCAGCCGGTGATCGATGGCGGCGTCACGCTGATGGAGAAGGACGGTTTCCTCGTCTCCTTCAGCTACATGCAGATGCTGATCATTGTCACCACGCTGGTGCTGATGACCGCCTTCTCGCTGCTGATCGCACGCACCGCACTGGGCCGCCAGCAGCGCGCCTGCGAGCAGGACCGCAAGATGGCCTCGCTGCTGGGCATCAATGTGGACCGCACCATCTCGCTGACCTTCGTGATGGGGGCGGCGCTGGCCTCGGTCGCCGGCATGATGTTCGTGCTCTATTACGGCGTGATCGACTTCTTCATCGGCTTCCTGGCCGGCATCAAGGCCTTCACCGCCGCCGTGCTTGGCGGCATCGGCTCGCTGCCGGGCGCCATGCTGGGCGGCCTGCTGATCGGCCTGATCGAGACCTTCTGGTCGGCCTATTTCAGCATCGAATACAAGGATGTGGCGGCTTTCTCCATCCTCGTGCTGGTGCTGATCTTCCTGCCGACCGGCCTGCTCGGCAAACCCGAAATCGAGAAGGTCTGAGCCATGGCAGCGCAGCATGTGCGGAGCGCCGAAGGGGCCATCGACCTTCCGGCCATCGTGAAGGATTGCCTCGCCGCGGCACTGGTGATCTTCGCCATGGCGGTGCCGATCATCGGCCTGCGGACCGCCGACAGTTCCGGCGGCCTGACCATCGATTACCGCTGGGCCGATGTCGGCTATGCCGTCCTCGCAGGCTTCTTCGGCCGGCTGGCGCTGAATATCTGGTGGGCCTATCGCGGGCGCAGCCGGCCAAAGCCCAAGGCGGAGGCGATTACCGGCGACAATTTCGGCGCCTTCATGAAGAAGGTCGGCCTCTATGGCGGGCCGGTGGCGATCCTCTTCGCCTTCGTCATGCCGGCGCTGCCGTTTGCCGACCGCTATATCCTCGACGTCTCCATCCTGGTGCTGACCTACATCATGCTGGGCTGGGGGCTGAACATCGTGGTCGGCCTCGCCGGCCTGCTCGACCTCGGCTATGTCGCCTTCTACGCGGTGGGGGCCTATTCCTACGCGCTGATCGCGTCCAGCTTCGGCTGGTCCTTCTGGGTCTGCCTGCCGCTGGCCGGCGTGTTCGCCTGCTTCTTCGGCGTGATCCTGGGCTTCCCGGTGTTGCGCCTGCGTGGCGACTATCTGGCCATCGTGACGCTGGGCTTCGGCGAGATCATCCGCGTCGTGCTGCTGAACTGGTACGAGTTCACCGGCGGCCCGGACGGCATTTCCGGCGTGCCGCGCCCCAGCTTCTTCGGGCTGGAATTCGCCCGTTTCGCGCCGGAGGGCGGGACGACCTTCCATGAATTCTTCGGGCTGGAATTCTCCTCCCTGCACCGGATCATCTTCCTCTACTACCTGATCCTCATTCTGGCGCTGATCACCAACTTCGTGACGTTGCGCTTGCGCAAGCTGCCGGTTGGGCGGGCCTGGGAAGCGCTGCGCGAGGACGAGATCGCCTGCCGGTCGCTGGGCATCAACCCGACCAACACCAAGCTGACGGCCTTCGCCATCGGCGCCATGTTCGGCGGCTTCGCCGGCTCCTTCTTCGCCACCCGCCAGGGCTTCATCAGCCCGGAGAGCTTCACCTTCATCGAATCGGCGGTGATCCTTGCCATCGTGGTGCTGGGCGGCATGGGCAGCCAGATCGGCGTGGTCATCGCTTCGGTCTTCCTGATCGGCGGCACCGAGGTGTTCCGCGAGCTGGAACAGTACCGCATGCTGGCCTTCGGCGGCGCCATGGTGCTGATCATGATCTGGAAGCCGCGCGGCCTGCTGGCGCACCGCGAGCCGACGCTGAAGCTGCCGCCGAGCCGAAAACCGGAGGCAAGGCCCCTGGCCGGCGCGGAAGGAGAGGCGGCATGATCGGCCTGTTCGACGATCCCCGCGTCGCCACCGATGCCGCCACGGCGGACACGCCGCTGCTGACGGTCGAGCATCTGACCATGCGCTTCGGCGGTCTGGTCGCCATCGACGATGTCTCGCTGGTGGCCCGCAAGGGCGAGATCACCGCGATCATCGGCCCGAACGGTGCCGGCAAGACGACGGTGTTCAACTGCCTGACCGGCTTCTACAAGCCGACCGTCGGCCGGCTGACGCTGAATTGCGAGGGCACGCTGTTCTATCTGGAGCGGATGGAGGATTTCCGCATCACGCACGAGGCGCGGGTTGCCCGCACCTTCCAGAATATCCGGCTGTTCCCGGCGATGAGTGTGCTGGAGAATCTGGTGGTCGCCCAGCACAACAAGCTGATGCGCGCCTCGGGCATGACTTTCGGCGGGCTGATCGGGCTGAAATCCTACCGCGATGCCGAGCGCGACGCGGTGGAGAAGGCGCGCTACTGGCTGGAGCGTATCAACCTCGCCGACCGGGCGGATTGGAATGCCGGTAACCTGCCCTATGGCGACCAGCGCCGGCTGGAGATTGCGCGCGCCATGTGCACTGATCCGGTCATGCTGTGCCTAGACGAGCCGGCCGCCGGCCTGAACCCGCGCGAATCGCTGGAGCTGAACACGCTGCTGCAATTCGTGCGCGACGAACATGGCGTCGGCGTGCTGCTGATCGAGCATGACATGAGCGTCGTCATGGGCATTTCCGATCATGTGATCGTGCTGGATTACGGCCGCAAGATCGCCGATGGCGACCCCGAAGCGGTGCGTAACGACCCCAAGGTCATCAAGGCCTATCTGGGCGAGGATGAGGAAGAGGAGCTGCCACCGGAGATCGCCGCCGATATCGAGAAGAAGACGGGAGAAGGGGCATGAGCGCGCCGCTGCTCGAAATCGCCGGGGTCGAGACCTTCTACGGCAATATCCAGGCGCTGCGCGGCGTCGATGTCAGTGTCGGCAAGGGCGAGATCGTCACGCTGATCGGCGCCAACGGTGCCGGCAAGTCCACCTTGCTGATGACGATCTGCGGCAGCCCGCAGGCGCGCACCGGGCGCATCGTCTATGACGGCGTCGATATCACGCGTGTGCCGACGCACGAGATCATCCGCATGGGCGTGGCGCAGTCGCCGGAAGGCCGCCGCATCTTCCCGCGCATGACGGTGATGGAAAACCTGCAGATGGGGGCGACGACCGCCGACCCGGCGCATTTCAGCCAGGATATCGAGAAGGTCTTCACCCTGTTCCCGCGCCTGAAGGAGCGGCGCGGCCAGCGCGGCGGCACGCTGTCGGGCGGCGAGCAGCAGATGCTGGCGATCGGCCGGGCGCTGATGAGCCGGCCCAATCTGCTGCTGCTGGACGAACCGTCGCTGGGCCTGGCCCCGCTGGTGGTGAAGCAGATCTTCGGGGCGATCCGCCAGATCAACGAGGAGGAGGGCATGACCATCCTGCTGGTCGAGCAGAACGCCTATCACGCGCTGCGCTTGGCCCATCGCGGCTATGTGCTGGTGACCGGCAACATCACCATGTCGGGCACCGGCGCGGAGCTGCTGGCAAGGCCGGAGGTGCGTGCGGCCTATCTCGAAGGCGGGCATTGAGGGCGATGGCGATGGAACAGCTTCTGGGCAACGACATCCCGACCTTCATCGGCGTCACCATTGTGCTGGCCGGCGGTGCCGCCATGCTGATGGGCAGTGCGCTGGCCCGCACATGGCGTCCGTTCTGGCAGGGCATCCTGTACAGTGCGCTGCTGGGGCTGGCGTCGCGCTTCATCAGCTTCGCGCTGTTCGGCGGTGAATTGCTGTCCTTCAGCGGTTATGTCGTCGATTCGGCGGTGCTGGCGCTGATGGCCTTTGCCGCCTACCGCGCGACCCTGGCCCGCCGCATGGCGGCCCAGTACCCCTGGTTGTACGAACGCGCCGGCCTGTTCGGCTGGCGTGCGCGTCGCGACGGGTAAGACGCCGCGGAAGCGGGCGTCGGGAATCCGTTGCCAGCTTTCGCAGCCGGTCCTACTGTGTGGTTAACGCCGTTTTACCGCGCGTGAGGGCAGGTCCCTTTCAACCGAGTAAATGAGCAGGGAGATCGAAATGAAGAAACTATCCACACTGGTTCTCGCGGCTGCCGCGCTGGTCCTGACCGGCCAGGTCGCGAAGGCCGACATCACCGTGGCGACCGCCGGTCCGATGACCGGCCAGTACGCCAGCTTCGGCGCCCAGATGAAGGCGGGTGCCGAGCAGGCGGTCGCCGATATCAACGCCGCCGGCGGCGTGCTCGGCCAGAAGCTGAAGCTGGTGATCGGCGACGATGCCTGCGATCCGAAGCAGGCGGTCGCGGTTGCCAACGACATGGTCCGCCAGGGCGTGAAGCTGATGGCCGGCCATTTCTGCTCCGGTTCCTCCATCCCGGCCTCCAAGGTCTATGAGGAGGAAGGCATCGTCATGATCTCGCCGGCTTCGACCAATCCGAAGCTGACCGAGGAAGGCGGCCCGAACGTGTTCCGCGTGTGCGGCCGTGACGACCAGCAGGGCGAGGTCGCGGGTGCGTTCCTGGCCAAGCAGTATGCCGGCAAGAAGATCGCCTTCGTGCATGACAAGACCGCCTACGGCAAGGGTCTCGCCGACGAGACGCTGAAGTCCTACAAGGCTGCCGGCGGCAAGGAAGTGATGTACGAGGCCTACACCGCGGGCGAGAAGGACTATTCCGCGCTGGTCTCCAAGCTGAAGCAGGCTGGCGTCGATGTGCTCTATGTCGGCGGCTACCACACCGAGGCGGGCCTGATCGTGCGCCAGATGCGCGAGCAGGGGATGAACACCGTGCTGGTCTCCGGCGACGCGCTGGTGACCGACGAGTACTGGTCGATCACCGGCCCGGCCGGCGAAGGCACGCTGATGACCTTCAGCCCGGACCCGCGCAAGAACGAGAAGGCCGCGCCGATCGTGAAGGCCTTCCGCGACAAGGGCGTCGAGCCGGAAGGCTATGTGCTCTACACCTATGCGGTGATGCAGATCTTCAAGCAGGCGGCCGAGAAGGCCGGTTCCGCCGACATTGGCAAGCTGCTGCCGGTGCTGCAGAGCGGCATGAAGTTCGACACCGTGCTGGGCGACCTGTCCTTCGACAAGAAGGGCGACGTCACCCTGCCGGGCTATGTCTTCTATGTCTGGAAGAACGGCAAGTACGACTATCTCTGACGTCTGACCGGCGTCAGCGTCAAGAGGGCCCGGCCGGTGACGGCCGGGCCCTTTTGTTAAGACTGGATTAATGGCCATCTGCAAGGATACGATTTTACCAAGCGCACCGCAGGAGAGGGTGCTGCATTCGGGGTGGGGGCATGTCGTTCAAGGAACGGTTCCGGGCATGGTGGGAGGGTTATGAGTACGTCCCGCATGTGCCGGCGGTGGATACTGGCGACAGCGCGGAGGCCGACGGCAATGACGCCGTCGAGAAGGTCGAGCAATGGTCAACCGACCGGTTTGGCCTTATCCAGGCTCTGTGGGGCGACGGGCTGATCTTCCCCGGCGGCAAGGAACATCTGCTGAAACTGGTCTCGCCCTTCGGCCTGAACCCGGCTTTCTCGGCCGCCGATTTCGGCGCCGGTCTGGGCGGCGGCGGCGAGATCGTCGCGGAAGAATACGGTGCCTGGGTCAATGGCTACGAATTCGACCCCGAGCGCGCGGCCTATGGCGAGGACCGGGCGGAACGGATGGGGCTGTCGCGCAAGGCGCCGGTCAGCTATCTGGAGCCCGACACCTTCACCATGCGTGACAGCGCCTATCACTGCGCCTATGCGGTTGGCGCCTTCTACTGGATCGAGAACAAGCCGCACCTCCTGCGTATGATCGAGAAGGGGCTGCATCCGGGCGGCCAGTTCACTTTCACCGACTATGTGCTGGCGTCCGACGATGCCAAAGAAAATCCGGCCGTGCAGGCGTGGATGGAGAATGAGGACCCGGTTCCCAAACCCTGGACCGCGAAGCATTACGAGGTCGAGCTGGTCAATCTCAACCTCGATGTGCGCATTTCCGAGGATATGAGCGAGCAGCACCAGAAGGCCATTCTGGAAGGCTGGGCGGCGCTGACCGCCGGGCTGAAGCCTGGCGGCCTCGCCCCTGATACCATGCAGTATCTGGTGGAGGAGGCGGAGCGCTGGGTACGCCGGGTGGCGGCGCTGCGCTCCGGCGGGCTGCGTTATCAGCGCCTCTACGTCACCAAGCCGACCGAATAAGGCTGTCCGCTGCCGTCAGATGCAGCGCCCGCCATCGATCTCCATCGCCAGGCC is a window encoding:
- a CDS encoding DUF3035 domain-containing protein, whose protein sequence is SQQQGAVAALGGGRPFSQSGFALGGAALGSTGDRSVSAATPTTPGMQNFRQQLGLNQADPNIRTTINREHTQLADADRRLLDDLLFWKQAEDRSAVVVDPAAERKRLQENAALGAAPNKGEVPTIERKRQGVSLF
- a CDS encoding ABC transporter permease subunit; translated protein: MEYFIQQLINGLTLGSIYGLIAIGYTMVYGIIGMINFAHGDVFMIGAFIALIALIILGSIGLTFIPLALLIVLIVSMLLTSVYGWTVERVAYRPLRGSFRLAPLISAIGMSIFLQNYVQLSQGARVKPIQPVIDGGVTLMEKDGFLVSFSYMQMLIIVTTLVLMTAFSLLIARTALGRQQRACEQDRKMASLLGINVDRTISLTFVMGAALASVAGMMFVLYYGVIDFFIGFLAGIKAFTAAVLGGIGSLPGAMLGGLLIGLIETFWSAYFSIEYKDVAAFSILVLVLIFLPTGLLGKPEIEKV
- the livM gene encoding high-affinity branched-chain amino acid ABC transporter permease LivM, whose protein sequence is MAAQHVRSAEGAIDLPAIVKDCLAAALVIFAMAVPIIGLRTADSSGGLTIDYRWADVGYAVLAGFFGRLALNIWWAYRGRSRPKPKAEAITGDNFGAFMKKVGLYGGPVAILFAFVMPALPFADRYILDVSILVLTYIMLGWGLNIVVGLAGLLDLGYVAFYAVGAYSYALIASSFGWSFWVCLPLAGVFACFFGVILGFPVLRLRGDYLAIVTLGFGEIIRVVLLNWYEFTGGPDGISGVPRPSFFGLEFARFAPEGGTTFHEFFGLEFSSLHRIIFLYYLILILALITNFVTLRLRKLPVGRAWEALREDEIACRSLGINPTNTKLTAFAIGAMFGGFAGSFFATRQGFISPESFTFIESAVILAIVVLGGMGSQIGVVIASVFLIGGTEVFRELEQYRMLAFGGAMVLIMIWKPRGLLAHREPTLKLPPSRKPEARPLAGAEGEAA
- a CDS encoding ABC transporter ATP-binding protein, with the translated sequence MIGLFDDPRVATDAATADTPLLTVEHLTMRFGGLVAIDDVSLVARKGEITAIIGPNGAGKTTVFNCLTGFYKPTVGRLTLNCEGTLFYLERMEDFRITHEARVARTFQNIRLFPAMSVLENLVVAQHNKLMRASGMTFGGLIGLKSYRDAERDAVEKARYWLERINLADRADWNAGNLPYGDQRRLEIARAMCTDPVMLCLDEPAAGLNPRESLELNTLLQFVRDEHGVGVLLIEHDMSVVMGISDHVIVLDYGRKIADGDPEAVRNDPKVIKAYLGEDEEEELPPEIAADIEKKTGEGA
- a CDS encoding ABC transporter ATP-binding protein — translated: MSAPLLEIAGVETFYGNIQALRGVDVSVGKGEIVTLIGANGAGKSTLLMTICGSPQARTGRIVYDGVDITRVPTHEIIRMGVAQSPEGRRIFPRMTVMENLQMGATTADPAHFSQDIEKVFTLFPRLKERRGQRGGTLSGGEQQMLAIGRALMSRPNLLLLDEPSLGLAPLVVKQIFGAIRQINEEEGMTILLVEQNAYHALRLAHRGYVLVTGNITMSGTGAELLARPEVRAAYLEGGH
- a CDS encoding DUF6867 family protein, with protein sequence MEQLLGNDIPTFIGVTIVLAGGAAMLMGSALARTWRPFWQGILYSALLGLASRFISFALFGGELLSFSGYVVDSAVLALMAFAAYRATLARRMAAQYPWLYERAGLFGWRARRDG
- a CDS encoding branched-chain amino acid ABC transporter substrate-binding protein, with amino-acid sequence MKKLSTLVLAAAALVLTGQVAKADITVATAGPMTGQYASFGAQMKAGAEQAVADINAAGGVLGQKLKLVIGDDACDPKQAVAVANDMVRQGVKLMAGHFCSGSSIPASKVYEEEGIVMISPASTNPKLTEEGGPNVFRVCGRDDQQGEVAGAFLAKQYAGKKIAFVHDKTAYGKGLADETLKSYKAAGGKEVMYEAYTAGEKDYSALVSKLKQAGVDVLYVGGYHTEAGLIVRQMREQGMNTVLVSGDALVTDEYWSITGPAGEGTLMTFSPDPRKNEKAAPIVKAFRDKGVEPEGYVLYTYAVMQIFKQAAEKAGSADIGKLLPVLQSGMKFDTVLGDLSFDKKGDVTLPGYVFYVWKNGKYDYL
- a CDS encoding methyltransferase domain-containing protein, whose product is MSFKERFRAWWEGYEYVPHVPAVDTGDSAEADGNDAVEKVEQWSTDRFGLIQALWGDGLIFPGGKEHLLKLVSPFGLNPAFSAADFGAGLGGGGEIVAEEYGAWVNGYEFDPERAAYGEDRAERMGLSRKAPVSYLEPDTFTMRDSAYHCAYAVGAFYWIENKPHLLRMIEKGLHPGGQFTFTDYVLASDDAKENPAVQAWMENEDPVPKPWTAKHYEVELVNLNLDVRISEDMSEQHQKAILEGWAALTAGLKPGGLAPDTMQYLVEEAERWVRRVAALRSGGLRYQRLYVTKPTE